From the genome of Leishmania donovani BPK282A1 complete genome, chromosome 10, one region includes:
- a CDS encoding flagellar glycoprotein-like protein, which produces MSRCAAVTTRRWPVRRARGPSPHQLFAAALAVLCILLHRPAAAQGSSSSDYYDGTYYYHVIFRSAPGGGDSTDGPSGVGIYGVVGYGGAMVGGGVVFSDMGGSGSAIRLISKAGYLSTIAGNNRKRGDQDGPSPDALFGGIPTGDSRANSLAYGNGGFYLADTLNNALRFTNATTNVTTTILNANTLNTPNSLAVSIISGKTSVFISNTGYHSVLYIPSLGSPVGQVNFTSDPYFVPGAITVLSHLSRAFIVNATLQMYCWSYIQPSSKSWKVSTPLAADFGRILQASKDGTQVLYVTANGSTIAGLDATASSATSPSLVPQKMIDLDTSLIGGKIQLFFERTSDSWYILTTTQFLIVSATPIHPEESSSSGSSSSSSSSSSSSSSSSSSGSSSSSSSSEGILSGRHKGIAAFPTAAFPTNDSCLMTQVYNWMRIDATEAYNTDDFLNEFVVPPTNITTLVDGDVNVSTWCGNITTDRSNDGTISILIFWGPRGHDLLYTQDRLVKSPWKRTRAFLNSLNSSGWNLGPFCFYNCTTACKTITAPKCPAYNIGSACDDVCKGAIASSVVLAAAGVVLLILMIVSPSNIFTAVVMVPII; this is translated from the coding sequence ATGtcgcggtgcgcagctgtCACGACAAGGCGATGGCCGGTACGGCGGGCACGGGGACCGTCGCCCCACCAGCtctttgccgccgccctgGCTGTTCTCTGTATTTTGTTGCACCGCCCGGCCGCCGCGCAAGGCTCGAGCTCCAGCGACTACTACGATGGCACATACTATTACCACGTCATCTTCCGCAGCGCCCCGGGCGGTGGCGACTCGACAGATGGTCCCAGTGGAGTGGGCATATACGGTGTAGTCGGCTACGGCGGCGCCATGGTCGGCGGCGGGGTCGTGTTCTCGGACATGGGAGGCAGCGGCTCTGCCATTCGCTTGATCTCCAAGGCAGGTTATCTTTCCACCATTGCCGGCAAtaacagaaagagaggcgaCCAGGACGGCCCTTCCCCAGACGCCCTCTTCGGCGGCATCCCTACTGGTGACAGTCGTGCCAACTCCCTCGCGTACGGTAACGGCGGCTTCTACTTGGCTGATACCCTAAACAACGCCCTTCGCTTCACCAACGCCACGACGAATGTGACAACAACGATTTTAAACGCGAATACCCTGAATACGCCAAACTCGCTTGCCGTTTCGATCATCAGCGGCAAAACCTCCGTCTTCATCTCCAATACCGGCTACCATAGTGTTCTATATATTCCGAGCCTGGGCAGTCCGGTAGGGCAGGTGAACTTCACCAGCGACCCCTACTTCGTGCCAGGCGCGATCACCGTTCTGTCCCATCTCAGTCGCGCCTTCATCGTGAACGCGACCTTGCAGATGTACTGCTGGTCTTACATCCAGCCCAGCTCCAAGTCGTGGAAGGTGAGCACGCCTCTCGCAGCCGACTTTGGTCGAATCCTTCAAGCGAGCAAAGACGGTACCCAGGTGTTGTATGTGACCGCCAACGGCAGCACAATCGCCGGTCTTGACGCGACAGCATCTTCGGCTacctcgccgtcgctggtGCCGCAGAAAATGATCGACCTTGACACTTCGTTGATCGGCGGTAAGATTCAGCTCTTCTTTGAGCGTACCTCAGACAGTTGGTACATCCTCACCACTACCCAGTTTTTGATTGTCTCAGCGACCCCTATCCATCcggaagagagcagcagtagcggcagcagcagcagcagcagcagcagcagcagtagcagcagcagtagcagcagcagcggcagcagcagcagcagcagcagcagcgaaggcaTCCTTTCAGGTCGTCACAAAGGTATTGCAGCCTTCCCTACAGCAGCCTTTCCCACCAACGACAGCTGCCTCATGACCCAGGTCTACAACTGGATGCGCATCGACGCTACGGAGGCGTACAACACCGACGACTTTCTGAACGAGTTCGTGGTACCTCCAACAAACATCACGACGCTCGTGGACGGCGACGTGAACGTTTCGACGTGGTGCGGCAACATTACCACCGACCGCAGCAACGACGGCACGATTTCGATTTTGATATTCTGGGGCCCGCGAGGCCACGACCTGTTGTACACGCAAGATCGCTTGGTGAAATCCCCGTGGAAACGGACGCGAGCGTTTTTGAACTCGCTGAATAGCAGTGGCTGGAACCTTGGCCCCTTCTGCTTCTACAACTGCACTACCGCCTGTAAGACGATCACGGCCCCCAAGTGCCCCGCGTACAACATCGGATCGGCGTGCGACGACGTGTGCAAGGGTGCCATCGCGTCCTCAGTGGTGTTAGCAGCGGCTGGCGTCGTGCTCCTTATACTCATGATTGTTAGTCCATCGAACATCTtcacggcggtggtgatggtgcctATCATTTAA